The Bradyrhizobium sp. LLZ17 genomic sequence TTGAGGGGGTCGATCGAGCCCTCGACCTCAAGTTTGGCGCCACTTGCAGAGGCGTCGAGAAGAATGCAGCTTCGCCGCCATGTCCCATCGACACCCATGATGCTGACGGTGTGCTTGTGTTCAAACCGAACACGGTTCGCCTTTCGATTGTTTCCGATCATTTGCAATTCTCCAGTAACAAATCATTTTTTTTAAAATAGATGCGGTGCCTCCTTGCGCACTGCCTCAATGAGCTGCCCGATCCTCCCAGCCTGTGTCATTAACGTCGTTCTGGCTATCTCATCCATATCGGT encodes the following:
- a CDS encoding PilZ domain-containing protein, which translates into the protein MIGNNRKANRVRFEHKHTVSIMGVDGTWRRSCILLDASASGAKLEVEGSIDPLKAQEFFLVLSSTGLAFRRCALIWVDGSQVGVHFVTAKTKGKASTEKRLVRSQ